GAAGATGGCGGAGTAACCGGCGGGCAGCACGCGCGCGGCCAGGCAGTACATCACGAATGGAATGCCCGAGTTGATCACCCCAAGCACCATCGACGCGCCAAGCAGCCCCTTGAACTCCCAGCGCACGCGCAAGGCGAGCAGGATGACCGCCAGGCCGACAGCACCGAGCGTGACGCGCAGGAAAGCGGTCGGAAGCGGTCCGAGCGCGGGAACGATGATGCGCATGAAAAGAAAGCTCGCGCCCCAGATGGCGGAGAGCGTCAGCAAACGGGCAATGTCAGACGAGCGCATGGTCGGAGAAACGGCACGGGTGACCGTCGATAGCGTAGGAATGCGTGAATCGTCCCACAATGGCCGCAGGCACGCTGGTCATAATCGGACATGGCGGCATACGCACGCGCCGGGCGCTCGTCAAACCGCATCACCCGGTATACCGGATGACCTCCTTACACGTTTTCAGAATCCACGCATTGAGCAGGCGAGACGTCACGGGATATGGTGATCGATCGACTCATCAGAGATTTCACATCCCATGACGCCACACGATTCCCGTGCCAGTTCGATCGCCGATGCATTCACCGATGCGCCCGCCGATTCCCCGACCTCGCCTCCGGATGCGCATCCCCTCTCCTGCACGTCGCCGGCTAGTCTGGACAACGGCCTCCATCCGATGCCTCGCACGCGCTTCGCGCATCGAACACCCCCGCCAACGGGCACACCCATTGTCACGCCGCGCGGCTATGACTTATGGAATCACTACGAAGTCGCGTGGCTCGACATGCACGAGCGGCCCCAGATCGCCGTCGTGGAACTCGTGATTCCCTGCGACTCGCCTTATACGTTGGAGATGTCGGACGCGCATCGCTATTTCCTCACGTTGCGCGACCGGTGCTTCGAGTCGACCGATGCCCTTGAGGCGCATGTGGCAGGCGAGCTTTCGCGCGGTCTGCACGCCTACGTTCTCGTGCGCACGACACCCGTCAGGCAAGCCGTGCGCGCAACCGCCGCGCGCGATCCGGGGGCGGAGAGTCTCGATCTCGAGCCGGTCAGCGTGGTGCGCGGCGGCGTGCAGGCGAACCTGCTGCGTCATGCCAGCGATGCCAATGCCGATACTGCTCTCGTGTCGCCCATCCGCGAATGCCTGACCTCCGATCTGTTGAGTGTGCGATGTCCGCTGACGAATGGCGTCGACTACGGCACTGTCTGGTTCGACTACACAGGCGCACCGATCTGCCGTCAGGCACTGCTGGCCTACGTGCTGTCGTATCGCGACAGCGCGATGTTCATCGAGCAATGTGTGGAGACGCTCTTCGCCGACGTGCTCGCGCAGTGTGCCCCGTCCCGGCTGGCCGTAGGCGCGCGATTCACACGACGTCACGGCATCGATATCAACCCCGTGCGCTCGACGCATGCCATTGCCATCACCAACATTCGCACCGTCCGCCAATGATCGATACCGCTGCTTCCCCGCTATCCCCTGCCGCCAGCCCGTCACGTCAGGCCACACGCATCACGCCGTCGGTGATCGTGCTTGCCATCGCGTTCGTGAGCTTCTTGCTGATCTCGAACGCGCTCGGCGCGCGCGTGTGCGAAGTCACGCTGCCGTGGATGGAGACAGAGGAGCCCTTCCGGTTGACGTTTTCCGCCGCGCTGATCAGTTTTCCCTTCGCGTATCTGTTCTCTTCGGTACTGACGGAGGTCTATGGCTATCGCCTCAGCCGCATTGTGATCTGGAGCGGCCTTGCGACCAATCTGGTGATGATCGGGTTTCTCTGGCTAATGTCGTGGCTGCCAACCGAAGCGGCCTGGGCGGCGCAAACGGGCTTTACCGATGAGGTACAACGTCACTGGTTCGAGGCGATTGCCCACATGTTCGTCGCGTCGGTCAGCGCGTGCCTCGTGGGTGAGTTCGCGAATGCGGCCACGCTTGCCCGCATGAAAGTGGCAATGCATGGCAGGCTGGCCAGCCTTCGCCTCATGGCGGGCAGCGCGCTTGCCGCCATGCTCGACTCGGTCGTGTTTGTGGGGGTGGCGTTCGCCTATGTGCTCGACATCGACGCGATGGCCCGCATGGCCGGACTCGAGTTCGTATTCAAGTGTGCACTGCAATGGCTCGTGCTGCCGCTCACGATCGGTCTCGCACGTCTACTCAAGCGGACCGACGGCATCGATCATTACGACATCGGGACGTCACTGAATCCCTTCGGCTTTCACTGGTCGATATGCCGGCGGCTTACGCTGGGTCGAATCGCCCGTTTCAGCCGACTGGGCCGATAACCAACGCGATTGCCCACGCGATTTGCCGCACCCCGGCTCACGCCTCGCTGGTGTCGCGCTCGCGGCGATAAGCGACCCAGTCGCCAGCAGGGATCTGCGGCAACTGGGCGACGGCCGACTCGCTCACCGGATACACGATGCACGTGTAAGTCGCGCCATTGCAGGCGACGTCGTGCATCTCTCGCACGAACAACCCCGCCTCCCCCGGATAAACCGCTTCGATCTCGTCGAGCACGGGAATCAGTGCGGCCGGGATCCGGTAGATGTCCCCCGTCACGCCGCTGCCTGCCGCGTCGAGCACCATGCCCGGATAGTGTCCGAAATCATAGAGTCGTCCGCCGAGCGACGCCGAGCCCACATAAGCCGGCGGCGCAATGCCGTGACGCGCGGCGGCATGCATCAGGTCGTTGATCTCGCCGGCACGCAGCGTGCCGTAGACAAAAACGTGGATCGCCTCGTCGGGCGTGTCATGGGCGTCTTGCAAATCGCGCGTAGCCGTTGTCATCACAAACATTCCGATCGGAAATCGCGGACATTGGGGCCATGCCAACGCCGGAGAATTGGGGGAAATGCCGCTCGCCTGCAACGCTCTGCACGGCGACATGCCTTCACGTACTGCCAGCGATCATAGCGCCTTTGCCGGACGGAAAGCTGTGACGCGCCCCAACACACGCGCCCTCTTCCTTCGCCTGCGGCCCACCGACGCGGCTGCCGAGGCGACGCGGCTGATTTACACTCATGCATCTCAAATTGTCGCAACTACGCCATGCCCAACCTCCCGCCCGTGCTGCCCGATTCATTGGGGACGGTGCCACAGGCCGAACCCGACCCTTATGTCCTGCCGGCGGGGTACATGCCGACTCGGGAGCGTCCGGTGCGGCTGCGCGCCCGGCCGTTGGGCGACGGCACCCGCGTGCCGGACCATCAGCATGCCTGGGCACAGGTCGCGTACACCCCTCGAGGCGTGATTCAGATTGCGGTTGCCGATGCGGCATGGATCGTTCCGCCGTCACGTGCGATCTGGATTCCGCCGAATGTCGTGCACAGCCTGCAAGTCAACGAACCCTCGTACCTTCGCACCCTCTACGTCCATCCCGAGGTCATTCCGGCCGGGCTGGATCATTGTCGGGTCGTGGAGGTGTCGCCGTTGCTGCGCGAGTTGATCGCGGCCATCGACGTGCCCAAGGAAGCGCTGGACACGCCTCGCGAACAACTCCTCGGTGGCCTGATCCTCGACGAATTGCGCCGAGCGTCGCCACTGCCGCTGGAGGTACCGCTACCGCACGACAAACGGCTGCTGACCCTCTGCAATGCGATGCTCGCCGACCCGGCACGCGCCTGGACACTCGATCAATGGGCTCGCTATGCAGGCGCCAGCCCGCGCACCATCGGACGGCTGTTCCGGCAAGAGCTCAACATGAGCTTCGTGCAGTGGCGTCAACAGGTCGTGCTGGTGCAGGCGATTCCGCTCGCGTCGAAGGGCTATCCGCTGGCCCGCATT
This window of the Pandoraea fibrosis genome carries:
- a CDS encoding 7-cyano-7-deazaguanine reductase, giving the protein MTPHDSRASSIADAFTDAPADSPTSPPDAHPLSCTSPASLDNGLHPMPRTRFAHRTPPPTGTPIVTPRGYDLWNHYEVAWLDMHERPQIAVVELVIPCDSPYTLEMSDAHRYFLTLRDRCFESTDALEAHVAGELSRGLHAYVLVRTTPVRQAVRATAARDPGAESLDLEPVSVVRGGVQANLLRHASDANADTALVSPIRECLTSDLLSVRCPLTNGVDYGTVWFDYTGAPICRQALLAYVLSYRDSAMFIEQCVETLFADVLAQCAPSRLAVGARFTRRHGIDINPVRSTHAIAITNIRTVRQ
- a CDS encoding gamma-glutamylcyclotransferase family protein, with the protein product MTTATRDLQDAHDTPDEAIHVFVYGTLRAGEINDLMHAAARHGIAPPAYVGSASLGGRLYDFGHYPGMVLDAAGSGVTGDIYRIPAALIPVLDEIEAVYPGEAGLFVREMHDVACNGATYTCIVYPVSESAVAQLPQIPAGDWVAYRRERDTSEA
- a CDS encoding queuosine precursor transporter; this translates as MIDTAASPLSPAASPSRQATRITPSVIVLAIAFVSFLLISNALGARVCEVTLPWMETEEPFRLTFSAALISFPFAYLFSSVLTEVYGYRLSRIVIWSGLATNLVMIGFLWLMSWLPTEAAWAAQTGFTDEVQRHWFEAIAHMFVASVSACLVGEFANAATLARMKVAMHGRLASLRLMAGSALAAMLDSVVFVGVAFAYVLDIDAMARMAGLEFVFKCALQWLVLPLTIGLARLLKRTDGIDHYDIGTSLNPFGFHWSICRRLTLGRIARFSRLGR
- a CDS encoding AraC family transcriptional regulator, with the translated sequence MPNLPPVLPDSLGTVPQAEPDPYVLPAGYMPTRERPVRLRARPLGDGTRVPDHQHAWAQVAYTPRGVIQIAVADAAWIVPPSRAIWIPPNVVHSLQVNEPSYLRTLYVHPEVIPAGLDHCRVVEVSPLLRELIAAIDVPKEALDTPREQLLGGLILDELRRASPLPLEVPLPHDKRLLTLCNAMLADPARAWTLDQWARYAGASPRTIGRLFRQELNMSFVQWRQQVVLVQAIPLASKGYPLARIARELGYRSQSAFSAMFKRTFGRTPSEFFATAPGTTSAGTGERTDG